One part of the Arabidopsis thaliana chromosome 1 sequence genome encodes these proteins:
- a CDS encoding Rho GTPase activating protein with PAK-box/P21-Rho-binding domain-containing protein (Rho GTPase activating protein with PAK-box/P21-Rho-binding domain; FUNCTIONS IN: Rac GTPase activator activity; INVOLVED IN: signal transduction; LOCATED IN: intracellular; EXPRESSED IN: 23 plant structures; EXPRESSED DURING: 13 growth stages; CONTAINS InterPro DOMAIN/s: PAK-box/P21-Rho-binding (InterPro:IPR000095), Rho GTPase activation protein (InterPro:IPR008936), RhoGAP (InterPro:IPR000198); BEST Arabidopsis thaliana protein match is: Rho GTPase activating protein with PAK-box/P21-Rho-binding domain (TAIR:AT5G22400.1); Has 26346 Blast hits to 14360 proteins in 544 species: Archae - 23; Bacteria - 479; Metazoa - 13985; Fungi - 2813; Plants - 1188; Viruses - 517; Other Eukaryotes - 7341 (source: NCBI BLink).), whose translation MDIGGPTNIRHVAHVTFDRFDGFLGLPSEFEPDVPRKAPSASATVFGVSTESMQLSYDSRGNCVPVILLLLQSRLYDQGGLQAEGVFRITGENSEEEFVREQLNKGIIPDGIDVHCLAGLIKAWFRELPRGVLDPLPSEQVMQCESDEDFVKVVRLLPQTEASLLNWAINLMADVIQFEHVNKMNSRNLALVFAPNMSQMADPLTALMYAVQVMKLLKSLTEKTVREREASSSVVDRRCSKEAEDGEKEKDNEEEEEDEEEEEEEEDEDEDEEEEGDGVYIIKEEEASEIIKVVADEHKSGSIKSEFEGSSATDSKGDNGVVQPPICSSNP comes from the exons ATGGACATTGGCGGTCCAACCAATATCCGCCACGTGGCTCACGTTACCTTCGATCGCTTCGATGGCTTCCTCGGCCTTCCCTCTGAGTTCGAGCCTGATGTCCCCAGAAAAGCTCCCAGTGCAag TGCAACGGTGTTTGGGGTATCGACAGAGTCAATGCAGTTATCATACGACTCGAGAGGGAACTGTGTTCCTGTGATACTGTTGCTATTGCAGAGCCGGCTTTATGATCAAGGAGGCTTGCAGGCAGAAGGAGTATTCAGAATCACTGGAGAGAACAGCGAGGAAGAGTTTGTTAGGGAGCAGCTTAATAAAGGGATCATACCTGATGGGATTGATGTCCATTGTTTAGCCGGTCTTATTAAG GCTTGGTTCAGAGAGCTGCCGAGAGGGGTACTGGATCCTCTGCCATCGGAGCAAGTGATGCAGTGTGAGTCAGATGAGGATTTTGTCAAAGTTGTGAGACTTTTACCTCAAAcagaagcttctcttctcaattGGGCCATCAATCTCATGGCTGATGTTATTCAGTTTGAGCATGTTAATAAGATGAACTCTCGTAACCTTGCTTTAGTCTTTGCCCCCAACATGTCTCAG ATGGCAGACCCTTTAACTGCATTGATGTATGCGGTCCAAGTGATGAAGTTGCTCAAGAGCCTCACAGAGAAGACTGTGAGAGAAAGGGAAGCTTCCTCTTCTGTGGTTGACAGAAGATGTAGCAAAGAAGCCGAAGATGgcgagaaagaaaaagacaatgaagaggaagaagaagatgaagaagaggaggaagaagaagaagatgaagatgaagatgaagaagaagaaggagatggtGTGTACATAATTaaggaggaagaagcatcAGAGATAATAAAAGTGGTTGCTGATGAACACAAGTCAGGAAGCATAAAGAGTGAGTTTGAGGGATCTAGTGCTACGGATTCAAAGGGAGATAATGGAGTTGTGCAGCCACCCATTTGCAGCTCGAACCCGTAG
- a CDS encoding Endomembrane protein 70 protein family (Endomembrane protein 70 protein family; CONTAINS InterPro DOMAIN/s: Nonaspanin (TM9SF) (InterPro:IPR004240); BEST Arabidopsis thaliana protein match is: Endomembrane protein 70 protein family (TAIR:AT5G37310.1); Has 1602 Blast hits to 1535 proteins in 321 species: Archae - 0; Bacteria - 3; Metazoa - 611; Fungi - 269; Plants - 455; Viruses - 0; Other Eukaryotes - 264 (source: NCBI BLink).): MAQFLLTVLQVLLALTFWIGIGSGSSNHYNAGDHVPLFVNKVGPLHNPSETYQYYDLPFCRRGPVIEKQETLGEVLNGDRLMSSLYKLKFREDKTHFVLCRKRLTSSDIARFRDIIAQDYYFQMYYDDLPLWGFVGKVEGDYFGQGEKHTKYYIFSHLKFNVLYNADKVIEINSFSDPSYMVDISENTEIDVQFTYSVSWNLTSERSETRMNKYSRASFHPISQKIHFFSFLNSITVVVLLIGLISFLFMRHLKNELRSYSIGDEEERKEAGWKLVHSDVFRCPRNISWLCAILGTGTQLLILIIALFALAFTGFLYPYNRGMLLTSLVIMYTLTSIVAGYTSTSFHSQFEGNKQKRSVRLAGILYPVPFFIILSVLNTVAITYGATAALPFGTIVIIILIFTLLNIPFLMLGGVLGNRFGLLEFQPPSAVKRNPREIPPQNWYRRKLYQVFLGGFVPFSAVVLEWHQLYASLWGFKIYTSPGIMLFTFIVLIFLSSSVGIILTYIQLSGEDHEWWWRSILCGGFTAVFMYGYGVLFYLRSDMTGFLQLSFYLGYTALLCYALFLVLGTISFLASLMFIRHIYRSVKLE; encoded by the exons ATGGCGCAATTTCTGCTTACTGTACTACAAGTCCTACTTGCATTGACCTTCTGGATCGGAATCGGATCAGGCTCGTCGAACCATTATAATGCCGGCGATCATGTCCCTTTGTTCGTCAACAAAGTGGGTCCTCTCCACAATCCGAG tGAGACCTATCAATACTATGATTTGCCGTTCTGCCGTCGAG gGCCTGTGATTGAGAAACAGGAAACTCTTGGGGAAGTTCTTAATGGTGATCGTTTAATGAGCTCTTTATATAAGCTGAAATTTAGGGAGGACAAAACTCATTTTGTATTGTGCCGGAAGAGATTAACATCGAGTGATATTGCCAGGTTCAGAGATATTATTGCTCAAGATTACTACTTTCAAATGTACTACGATGATCTCCCTTTGTGGGGATTTGTTGGAAAAGTAGAGGGAGATTATTTTGGTCAAGGGGAGAAGCATACTAAGTATTATATATTCAGTCACTTAAAGTTCAATGTTCTGTACAATGCAGACAAAGTTATTGAGATCAACAGTTTTAGTGATCCGAGTTATATGGTTGATATATCCGAGAACACTGAGATTGATGTTCAATTTACATACTCGGTTTCTTGGAATCTGACTTCAGAACGCTCTGAGACAAGAATGAATAAGTACTCCCGGGCGTCGTTTCATCCTATCAGCCAGAAGATTCActtcttctcatttctcaaCTCGATaactgttgttgttttgttaattggacttatatcttttctcttcatGCGCCATCTCAAGAATGAACTAAGAAG TTACTCTatcggagatgaagaagagagaaaggaagcAGGTTGGAAACTCGTACATAGTGATGTATTTCGATGTCCTCGGAACATCAGCTGGCTTTGTGCAATCTTAGGAACTGGTACTCAGTTGCTAATCTT GATTATTGCTCTATTTGCATTGGCCTTCACCGGTTTTCTCTACCCATACAATCGTGGAATGCTGTTGACTTCTCTCGTCATCATGTACACTCTAACATCAATAGTGGCTGGTTACACATCTACTTCTTTCCATAGCCAATTCGAGGGAAATAAACAG AAAAGGAGTGTTCGTCTTGCTGGGATCCTCTATCCGGTTCCTTTCTTCATAATACTTTCGGTTCTCAACACTGTGGCAATTACTTATGGGGCAACAGCTGCACTCCCCTTTGGCACAATAGtcatcatcatactcattTTCACTCTTTTGAATATCCCATTTCTCATGTTGGGAGGAGTGTTAGGTAACCGATTTGGATTATTAGAGTTTCAACCCCCATCCGCTGTTAAAAGAAACCCCCGAGAAATTCCACCACAGAATTGGTACCGTAGAAAGCTGTATCAGGTGTTTCTTGGAGGCTTTGTACCTTTCAGTGCAGTTGTTCTCGAATGGCACCAACTCTATGCAAGCTTGTGGGGATTTAAGATATATACCTCGCCTGGAATAATGCTTTTTACATTCATTGTGCTTATCTTCTTGAGTTCGAGTGTCGGTATTATCTTGACCTACATTCAGCTATCCGGTGAAGATCATGAATGGTGGTGGAG ATCGATATTGTGCGGAGGATTCACAGCGGTGTTCATGTATGGGTATGGAGTATTGTTCTATCTCAGGTCAGACATGACTGGATTTCTGCAGCTGAGCTTTTACTTAGGATACACTGCTTTGTTATGTTACGCCCTCTTCTTGGTTCTTGGAACCATAAGTTTCTTGGCTTCTTTGATGTTTATTCGCCACATCTATCGTTCTGTCAAGCTTGAATAA
- a CDS encoding Endomembrane protein 70 protein family (Endomembrane protein 70 protein family; CONTAINS InterPro DOMAIN/s: Nonaspanin (TM9SF) (InterPro:IPR004240); BEST Arabidopsis thaliana protein match is: Endomembrane protein 70 protein family (TAIR:AT5G37310.1); Has 1520 Blast hits to 1507 proteins in 318 species: Archae - 0; Bacteria - 3; Metazoa - 602; Fungi - 224; Plants - 440; Viruses - 0; Other Eukaryotes - 251 (source: NCBI BLink).), producing the protein MSSLYKLKFREDKTHFVLCRKRLTSSDIARFRDIIAQDYYFQMYYDDLPLWGFVGKVEGDYFGQGEKHTKYYIFSHLKFNVLYNADKVIEINSFSDPSYMVDISENTEIDVQFTYSVSWNLTSERSETRMNKYSRASFHPISQKIHFFSFLNSITVVVLLIGLISFLFMRHLKNELRSYSIGDEEERKEAGWKLVHSDVFRCPRNISWLCAILGTGTQLLILIIALFALAFTGFLYPYNRGMLLTSLVIMYTLTSIVAGYTSTSFHSQFEGNKQKRSVRLAGILYPVPFFIILSVLNTVAITYGATAALPFGTIVIIILIFTLLNIPFLMLGGVLGNRFGLLEFQPPSAVKRNPREIPPQNWYRRKLYQVFLGGFVPFSAVVLEWHQLYASLWGFKIYTSPGIMLFTFIVLIFLSSSVGIILTYIQLSGEDHEWWWRSILCGGFTAVFMYGYGVLFYLRSDMTGFLQLSFYLGYTALLCYALFLVLGTISFLASLMFIRHIYRSVKLE; encoded by the exons ATGAGCTCTTTATATAAGCTGAAATTTAGGGAGGACAAAACTCATTTTGTATTGTGCCGGAAGAGATTAACATCGAGTGATATTGCCAGGTTCAGAGATATTATTGCTCAAGATTACTACTTTCAAATGTACTACGATGATCTCCCTTTGTGGGGATTTGTTGGAAAAGTAGAGGGAGATTATTTTGGTCAAGGGGAGAAGCATACTAAGTATTATATATTCAGTCACTTAAAGTTCAATGTTCTGTACAATGCAGACAAAGTTATTGAGATCAACAGTTTTAGTGATCCGAGTTATATGGTTGATATATCCGAGAACACTGAGATTGATGTTCAATTTACATACTCGGTTTCTTGGAATCTGACTTCAGAACGCTCTGAGACAAGAATGAATAAGTACTCCCGGGCGTCGTTTCATCCTATCAGCCAGAAGATTCActtcttctcatttctcaaCTCGATaactgttgttgttttgttaattggacttatatcttttctcttcatGCGCCATCTCAAGAATGAACTAAGAAG TTACTCTatcggagatgaagaagagagaaaggaagcAGGTTGGAAACTCGTACATAGTGATGTATTTCGATGTCCTCGGAACATCAGCTGGCTTTGTGCAATCTTAGGAACTGGTACTCAGTTGCTAATCTT GATTATTGCTCTATTTGCATTGGCCTTCACCGGTTTTCTCTACCCATACAATCGTGGAATGCTGTTGACTTCTCTCGTCATCATGTACACTCTAACATCAATAGTGGCTGGTTACACATCTACTTCTTTCCATAGCCAATTCGAGGGAAATAAACAG AAAAGGAGTGTTCGTCTTGCTGGGATCCTCTATCCGGTTCCTTTCTTCATAATACTTTCGGTTCTCAACACTGTGGCAATTACTTATGGGGCAACAGCTGCACTCCCCTTTGGCACAATAGtcatcatcatactcattTTCACTCTTTTGAATATCCCATTTCTCATGTTGGGAGGAGTGTTAGGTAACCGATTTGGATTATTAGAGTTTCAACCCCCATCCGCTGTTAAAAGAAACCCCCGAGAAATTCCACCACAGAATTGGTACCGTAGAAAGCTGTATCAGGTGTTTCTTGGAGGCTTTGTACCTTTCAGTGCAGTTGTTCTCGAATGGCACCAACTCTATGCAAGCTTGTGGGGATTTAAGATATATACCTCGCCTGGAATAATGCTTTTTACATTCATTGTGCTTATCTTCTTGAGTTCGAGTGTCGGTATTATCTTGACCTACATTCAGCTATCCGGTGAAGATCATGAATGGTGGTGGAG ATCGATATTGTGCGGAGGATTCACAGCGGTGTTCATGTATGGGTATGGAGTATTGTTCTATCTCAGGTCAGACATGACTGGATTTCTGCAGCTGAGCTTTTACTTAGGATACACTGCTTTGTTATGTTACGCCCTCTTCTTGGTTCTTGGAACCATAAGTTTCTTGGCTTCTTTGATGTTTATTCGCCACATCTATCGTTCTGTCAAGCTTGAATAA
- a CDS encoding Endomembrane protein 70 protein family, with product MAQFLLTVLQVLLALTFWIGIGSGSSNHYNAGDHVPLFVNKVGPLHNPSETYQYYDLPFCRRGPVIEKQETLGEVLNGDRLMSSLYKLKFREDKTHFVLCRKRLTSSDIARFRDIIAQDYYFQMYYDDLPLWGFVGKVEGDYFGQGEKHTKYYIFSHLKFNVLYNADKVIEINSFSDPSYMVDISENTEIDVQFTYSVSWNLTSERSETRMNKYSRASFHPISQKIHFFSFLNSITVVVLLIGLISFLFMRHLKNELRSYSIGDEEERKEAGWKLVHSDVFRCPRNISWLCAILGTGTQLLILIIALFALAFTGFLYPYNRGMLLTSLVIMYTLTSIVAGYTSTSFHSQFEGNKQKRSVRLAGILYPVPFFIILSVLNTVAITYGATAALPFGTIVIIILIFTLLNIPFLMLGGVLGNRFGLLEFQPPSAVKRNPREIPPQNWYRRKLYQVFLGGFVPFSAVVLEWHQLYASLWGFKIYTSPGIMLFTFIVLIFLSSSVGIILTYIQLSGEDHEWWWRYVFLYCTAFFSIQTCGFD from the exons ATGGCGCAATTTCTGCTTACTGTACTACAAGTCCTACTTGCATTGACCTTCTGGATCGGAATCGGATCAGGCTCGTCGAACCATTATAATGCCGGCGATCATGTCCCTTTGTTCGTCAACAAAGTGGGTCCTCTCCACAATCCGAG tGAGACCTATCAATACTATGATTTGCCGTTCTGCCGTCGAG gGCCTGTGATTGAGAAACAGGAAACTCTTGGGGAAGTTCTTAATGGTGATCGTTTAATGAGCTCTTTATATAAGCTGAAATTTAGGGAGGACAAAACTCATTTTGTATTGTGCCGGAAGAGATTAACATCGAGTGATATTGCCAGGTTCAGAGATATTATTGCTCAAGATTACTACTTTCAAATGTACTACGATGATCTCCCTTTGTGGGGATTTGTTGGAAAAGTAGAGGGAGATTATTTTGGTCAAGGGGAGAAGCATACTAAGTATTATATATTCAGTCACTTAAAGTTCAATGTTCTGTACAATGCAGACAAAGTTATTGAGATCAACAGTTTTAGTGATCCGAGTTATATGGTTGATATATCCGAGAACACTGAGATTGATGTTCAATTTACATACTCGGTTTCTTGGAATCTGACTTCAGAACGCTCTGAGACAAGAATGAATAAGTACTCCCGGGCGTCGTTTCATCCTATCAGCCAGAAGATTCActtcttctcatttctcaaCTCGATaactgttgttgttttgttaattggacttatatcttttctcttcatGCGCCATCTCAAGAATGAACTAAGAAG TTACTCTatcggagatgaagaagagagaaaggaagcAGGTTGGAAACTCGTACATAGTGATGTATTTCGATGTCCTCGGAACATCAGCTGGCTTTGTGCAATCTTAGGAACTGGTACTCAGTTGCTAATCTT GATTATTGCTCTATTTGCATTGGCCTTCACCGGTTTTCTCTACCCATACAATCGTGGAATGCTGTTGACTTCTCTCGTCATCATGTACACTCTAACATCAATAGTGGCTGGTTACACATCTACTTCTTTCCATAGCCAATTCGAGGGAAATAAACAG AAAAGGAGTGTTCGTCTTGCTGGGATCCTCTATCCGGTTCCTTTCTTCATAATACTTTCGGTTCTCAACACTGTGGCAATTACTTATGGGGCAACAGCTGCACTCCCCTTTGGCACAATAGtcatcatcatactcattTTCACTCTTTTGAATATCCCATTTCTCATGTTGGGAGGAGTGTTAGGTAACCGATTTGGATTATTAGAGTTTCAACCCCCATCCGCTGTTAAAAGAAACCCCCGAGAAATTCCACCACAGAATTGGTACCGTAGAAAGCTGTATCAGGTGTTTCTTGGAGGCTTTGTACCTTTCAGTGCAGTTGTTCTCGAATGGCACCAACTCTATGCAAGCTTGTGGGGATTTAAGATATATACCTCGCCTGGAATAATGCTTTTTACATTCATTGTGCTTATCTTCTTGAGTTCGAGTGTCGGTATTATCTTGACCTACATTCAGCTATCCGGTGAAGATCATGAATGGTGGTGGAGGTACGTATTCTTATACTGTACTGCGTTCTTTTCTATCCAAACATGTGGATTTGATTGA
- a CDS encoding Ribosomal protein L1p/L10e family (Ribosomal protein L1p/L10e family; FUNCTIONS IN: structural constituent of ribosome, RNA binding; INVOLVED IN: translation, RNA processing; LOCATED IN: cytosolic ribosome, ribosome, cytosolic large ribosomal subunit, plasma membrane; EXPRESSED IN: 22 plant structures; EXPRESSED DURING: 13 growth stages; CONTAINS InterPro DOMAIN/s: Ribosomal protein L1 (InterPro:IPR002143), Ribosomal protein L1, 2-layer alpha/beta-sandwich (InterPro:IPR016094); BEST Arabidopsis thaliana protein match is: Ribosomal protein L1p/L10e family (TAIR:AT2G27530.2); Has 3821 Blast hits to 3820 proteins in 1247 species: Archae - 280; Bacteria - 1757; Metazoa - 462; Fungi - 186; Plants - 511; Viruses - 0; Other Eukaryotes - 625 (source: NCBI BLink).), protein MSKLQSEAVREAITTITGKSEAKKRNFVETIELQIGLKNYDPQKDKRFSGSVKLPHIPRPKMKICMLGDAQHVEEAEKMGLENMDVESLKKLNKNKKLVKKLAKKYHAFLASESVIKQIPRLLGPGLNKAGKFPTLVSHQESLESKVNETKATVKFQLKKVLCMGVAVGNLSMEEKQIFQNVQMSVNFLVSLLKKNWQNVRCLYLKSTMGPPQRIF, encoded by the exons ATGAG TAAGCTTCAGAGTGAGGCCGTTCGTGAAGCCATCACTACTATCACAGGGAAATCCGAGGCAAAGAAACGTAACTTTGTCGAGACTATTGAGCTCCAGATCGGTCTGAAGAACTATGACCCTCAAAAGGACAAGCGTTTCAGTGGATCTGTCAAGTTACCACATATCCCCCGTCCTAAAATGAAGATCTGCATGCTCGGAGATGCCCAGCATGTTGAAGAG GCTGAGAAGATGGGGTTGGAAAACATGGATGTTGAGTCTCTAAAAAAGCttaacaagaacaagaaactcGTCAAGAAGCTTGCAAAGAAATACCATGCTTTCTTGGCCTCTGAGTCTGTCATTAAGCAGATTCCTCGTCTTCTTGGTCCTGGTCTTAACAAGGCAG GAAAATTCCCAACTCTTGTGAGCCACCAGGAATCCTTGGAGTCAAAGGTGAATGAAACAAAGGCAACAGTGAAGTTCCAGCTGAAGAAGGTTCTGTGCATGGGAGTTGCAGTTGGTAACCTTTCAATGGAAGAGAAGCAGATCTTTCAGAATGTGCAGATGAGCGTCAACTTCCTCGTCTCGCTATTGAAGAAGAACTGGCAAAATGTCAGGTGTTTGTACCTCAAGAGCACAATGGGACCACCACAAAGAATCTTCTGA
- the DCP1 gene encoding decapping 1 (decapping 1 (DCP1); CONTAINS InterPro DOMAIN/s: Dcp1-like decapping (InterPro:IPR010334); Has 3561 Blast hits to 2917 proteins in 377 species: Archae - 4; Bacteria - 239; Metazoa - 1310; Fungi - 561; Plants - 741; Viruses - 142; Other Eukaryotes - 564 (source: NCBI BLink).) — MSQNGKIIPNLDQNSTRLLNLTVLQRIDPYIEEILITAAHVTFYEFNIELSQWSRKDVEGSLFVVKRSTQPRFQFIVMNRRNTDNLVENLLGDFEYEVQGPYLLYRNASQEVNGIWFYNKRECEEVATLFNRILSAYSKVNQKPKASSSKSEFEELEAKPTMAVMDGPLEPSSTARDAPDDPAFVNFFSSTMNLGNTASGSASGPYQSSAIPHQPHQPHQPTIAPPVAAAAPPQIQSPPPLQSSSPLMTLFDNNPEVISSNSNIHTDLVTPSFFGPPRMMAQPHLIPGVSMPTAPPLNPNNASHQQRSYGTPVLQPFPPPTPPPSLAPAPTGPVISRDKVKEALLSLLQEDEFIDKITRTLQNALQQ, encoded by the exons ATGTCTCAAAACGGGAAGATAATCCCAAATCTGGACCAAAACAGTACGAGGCTCCTCAATCTCACAGTTCTCCAGCGGATCGATCCATACATCGAGGAAATCCTCATCACAGCCGCTCATGTCACTTTCTATGAATTCAACATTGAGCTCAGCCAATGG AGTCGTAAGGACGTTGAAGgatctttgtttgttgtcaAAAG aAGTACACAACCTCGATTTCAGTTTATTGTGATGAATCGTCGTAATACAG ATAATCTGGTGGAGAATCTCCTGGGAGATTTTGAGTATGAAGTACAAGGTCCATATTTACTTTACCGTAATGCATCTCAAGAAGTAAATGGCATTTGGTTCTACAATAAACGTGAATGCGAGGAGGTAGCAACTCTTTTCAACag AATACTCAGTGCATATTCCAAGGTTAACCAGAAGCCAAAGGCCTCATCTTCAAAGAG TGAGTTTGAGGAATTGGAAGCTAAGCCTACAATGGCAGTTATGGATGGTCCTCTTGAACCATCATCAACTGCTAGGGATGCCCCTGATGATCCTGCTTTTGTCAACTTCTTTAGC TCAACGATGAATCTTGGGAACACTGCGAGTGGGTCAGCAAGTGGACCTTACCAATCATCAGCGATTCCTCACCAACCTCACCAGCCTCACCAACCCACCATTGCTCCTCCTGTAGCGGCAGCAGCACCTCCACAGATACAATCACCACCGCCTCTACAATCCTCCTCTCCTCTGATGACTCTCTTTGACAACAACCCTGAAGTTATCAGCAGCAACTCCAACATTCACACAGATTTGGTGACGCCGTCTTTCTTTGGCCCCCCACGAATGATGGCACAGCCACACCTCATTCCTGGTGTATCTATGCCCACTGCTCCTCCTCTCAATCCTAATAATGCGAGTCACCAGCAGCGGTCATATGGTACTCCGGTGCTCCAGCCTTTCCCACCCCCAACTCCACCACCATCACTCGCTCCTGCACCCACTGGTCCGGTTATCAGCAGAGACAAAGTGAAGGAAGCCCTTTTATCCCTGTTGCAG GAGGATGAATTCATTGACAAGATTACCCGAACTTTACAAAATGCACTTCAACAATGA
- the PSAO gene encoding photosystem I subunit O (photosystem I subunit O (PSAO); FUNCTIONS IN: molecular_function unknown; INVOLVED IN: response to salt stress, photosynthesis, light harvesting in photosystem I; LOCATED IN: thylakoid, photosystem I, chloroplast; EXPRESSED IN: 21 plant structures; EXPRESSED DURING: 13 growth stages; CONTAINS InterPro DOMAIN/s: Photosystem I PsaO (InterPro:IPR017498); Has 161 Blast hits to 161 proteins in 28 species: Archae - 0; Bacteria - 0; Metazoa - 0; Fungi - 0; Plants - 159; Viruses - 0; Other Eukaryotes - 2 (source: NCBI BLink).) — protein sequence MAATFATPSTVIGLGGSSITTKPFSSSFLKPTLSAKNPLRLAGASGGRVTCFERNWLRRDLNVVGFGLIGWLAPSSIPAINGKSLTGLFFDSIGTELAHFPTPPALTSQFWLWLVTWHLGLFLCLTFGQIGFKGRTEDYF from the exons atggcaGCAACATTTGCAACACCATCGACGGTGATAGGCCTCGGAGGATCATCCATCACCACCAAACCCTTCTCTTCAT CCTTTTTAAAACCAACATTAAGCGCCAAGAACCCTTTGAGACTCGCCGGTGCATCGGGAGGAAGAGTCACTTG CTTTGAGAGGAACTGGTTGAGGAGAGATTTGAACGTGGTAGGATTTGGGCTGATCGGATGGCTAGCTCCGTCGAGCATTCCAGCGATAAATGGGAAGAGCCTGACGGGTCTCTTCTTCGATAGCATCGGAACTGAGCTCGCTCACTTCCCGACTCCTCCAGCTCTCACTTCACAGTTCTGGTTGTGGTTGGTTACGTGGCACTTAGGCCTCTTCCTCTGCCTCACTTTCGGACAAATCGGATTCAAGGGCAGGACTGAAGATTACTTCTAA
- a CDS encoding recQ-mediated instability-like protein, translating into MDYSLAAVKMLCSQLRDAKPTPSQNAASLGGVLFQRAWLQGVLVPFSGGGGDNCLVLDDGTGLLELGLTNDFALRQWKSGMFIRWLTCR; encoded by the exons ATGGACTACAGCTTAGCGGCGGTGAAGATGCTTTGTTCTCAGCTCCGGGACGCTAAACCGACGCCTTCTCAGAACGCCGCCTCCCTAGGCGGTGTACTTTTTCAACGTGCTTGGTTACAG GGCGTTTTGGTCCCCTTCTCCGGTGGAGGCGGCGATAATTGTCTGGTACTTGATGACGGAACCGGTCTTTTGGAGCTCGGTCTCACCAACGATTTTGCCCTCCGTCAATGGAAATCAGGAAT GTTCATAAGATGGTTGACCTGTCGGTGA